In Marinobacterium sp. LSUCC0821, the DNA window AATGGTGCGTGAACTAGAAGTGTTCCTGTTGCAGTTTTAGTCTTGCTGAACCAAAAGCTTGCAAGCGTTGTGTTGTCATTTGCAAATTGCGCTTGGCGCTTAATTTCACTAATTACAGCCTCTGGACCGGCCAGTTTATAAATTCCCAAATATGAATCTGCTGTCGATTTTGTATCTAGATAGAGACGGTCAGATATTTCAGTGCTGTGGACCTGAACTGCGACAAGTGCCGCAATAGAGGTGCTCAGTGCGAAAACAGTGGTGATGATGATAGTAAATAGAATAGGGGATGAAACTCTATTTAGATAGAGCCTAGTTAGTTCACGAATAGAATTGCTCATGGTTTAAAAAGATATCCTGAGCCATGAACAGTTTGGATGTTGTTAGTGCCAAAAGGTTTGTCTAATTTTGCTCTTAGTCGACTGATATGTGTCTCGACGACTGAGGTTTTAGGGTCGAAGTTGATGTTCCAAACTGCTTCCAAAATCATCGTTTTAGTCTGCACACGCTCTGCACGCTCCATTAAAAAGCGTAAAAGGGCGTATTCACGAGGCTGAAGGTCAATTTTTTCGCCGCTACGGAAAACTTCGTGGCTTAGTAGCTTTACTTGTAAACCACCAAGCATCAGCTCTGTTTGTTCAACTTGCATGGCTGGTCTGCGAGTAATGACCTCTATGCGTGCAATTAACTCTGCCATAGAAAAGGGTTTTACTAGATAGTCATCAGCCCCAGATTTTAATCCACCTACACGATCATCTACGCTTCCCATTCCGGTCAAGAAGATCGCTGGTGTTAAGTCCTTAGCTGCGCGAAGCGACTTGACTACAGATAGACCATCTAAACTAGGCATCATTCTATCGAAGATGTAGAGATCATAATCTTGCATGGTTGCCTGTCCCAGTGCGTGCTTGCCGTCGTGCACGACATCGACTGAGTAACCCTGTTGTGCGAGGCCTGCACGAACGTATTCAGCTGTCTCTAGATCGTCTTCTGCGTACAAAATTTTCATGTTGCTAGTCTTCAATGTCTCTTTTCAGTAGACACAAGATTACAGGGTTTAAAGCGATTATCCCAATGCCCGGCGGGGTTCTTACAAAATTGTAAGAAATTGCACAGATCAGTCTCAAATCTCCTCTTTAAAGTGGCTCCCATAGATATTAAGACGGAGCAGATCAATGACTAAACTAGCTATAGATTTGAAACGCGTGAACCAAGTGTTTGGGGATTATCATGCGTTGAATAATTTGACCCTTCAGATTTCCGAAGGAGAAGTTTTTGGTTTCCTTGGCCACAACGGAGCAGGAAAAACGACAACCATCCATCTTCTCACCACGCTAACCAAACCGGTGAGTGGAAGTGGGCAAATTTTTGGCAATGACCTTTTTCTCGAGCCCGAAAAAGTGCGTCCATCGATTGGATACGTACCTGAAAATGTCCGGCTTTATGAGTCCCTAACGACACGTGAAAATCTCGAGTTCTTCGCTGGGCTGTCGGGGCTGAATGACACAGCCAATCGAGTCGATGAGGCTATGGAGTACCTGTCAATTCAGGATCTGGCGAATAAGCGCGTGGGTAACTTCTCAAAGGGAATGCGTCAGCGCGTCGGACTTGCTCAAGCAATCGTTCACGACCCTAAATTACTTTTCTTAGATGAACCTGCTTCTGGCTTGGACCCACTCGGTATGAAGATGCTGCGTGAGTTGATTGTCCGTCTTAATCAAGAGAAGGGCATGACGATTTTTATGAACACGCACCTAATTAGTGAAATCGCAAAAACCTGTACCTCTATCGGTGTTTTGAGTCGTGGTCAGTTAGTTTTTCATGGTGATGTTGCAGAAGTGAATGAGCGCTTTGGAGATGAGGTTGCAATGGAGCAGCTCTATTTAAGCGTTCAAAATGAACAAAGAGTAGGTGCTGCGGCATGAGTCACTCGGTCTCGTATTTAGTTACTAAGCAATCACTCAGCTCACTGCTGAAACAACCGATTGTCCATATCTTTGCGTTGTTGTTTGTTAGTTTGGTTTTGATGTCAGCCTACTTAGGCTGGTCTGCAACATCGACAGTTAATGCTATCTATCAGGATGCTGTTGTTTATCTCCAGAGTACTGGTGGCGCAATTCCGAGTAATCCTGTGACGCAACAATCTTCACTTGGATTGCTCCGAAATATGACTATCTATATCAGTTTGATCGGGGCGCTAGCTTCAATAGTCGTTGGGTATCAGTTAATCGCAACAGATCGCAAAAGTGGTGTAGTACCCCTCATAGGGACTCGTATTGGTCAGTCACTCTCTTATCTGCTGGGTAAAGTATCTGCGCTAGCCGTTGTTTTGGGCACGATTATTCTGATATCAGCTCTTATAGCAGTTATTACTCTAGCTCTGTTGCCAGCTATACAAGTCAGTTCTTCTCAGTGGCTTAAGTTGGTTGAGTTCTTTGCTTGCGCATACCTATACCTGCTCTTTTTTGGGTTTGTCAGCATAGCTTCTTCGGCAACTTCTAGGGTTGAGTCGGTAGCCTTACTTATTCCTGTAACTCTTTGGCTCACCTTTACTTTCGTTTTTCCGGAATTGACGTCGAGCATTCATTCAACAGCTGCGATCAATCCAATTTCGTCATTAGTCGCTGTACCAGATAGCGCGTTTTTCCACTTTACGAGCTCGTTGCTGGGGCCAATTTCATTGACTGAAAGCTTTAAAACACTCGGCGCTTATTTTCTAGAGTATCAAGTGTCTGGAGAAGCATTTCCTAGGGGCGCTCTACTTTCGCTAGTTGGTTTAACAATAGCTTCTGGATGCATTGCAGCATTTGGGGTGCTCACCCTTAAGCTTGAAAAAGGAGAGTTCGATGTCTAGTCAAACTTTTGCAATTACTAGTAAGGACCTCAAAGAGGCTCGTCGTGATGGATTTTTCACTGTATTGACTAGCTTTATCGGGCTTGCAGCAATTGCCGCTCTTGTAACAGGGGCGATTGCTCTGACCACGGACGTGGCAACTTACAACGCTGCTAAAGAGACCCTGCTGGCGTTAGGAAAATCATTAGATGTGATTGCCTCTCCCGAGTTCTATCCACTCAAACTACTTCGAGGTGCGATTGAGCAGGTAGAGATTGTGGGTGCTGTTCTTGGGATTTTGGTTGGTTTTAGAACAGCGGTTGCTGAACGTGGCCGTCAAACTCTTGCGCTGGTTTTAACTCGCCCCCTCTCAAAAACTCAGTTTTTACTTGGCAAAGTTTTAGCCGGTACGTTGTTGATTGCTATCAGTCTATTTACGGTCTTTGCAGTGTTGACGGGTATGTTAGCGGTGAGCTCTGGCGTTCCACTCACTGGTGATGACCTTGTTCGCATTGGATTTGTGTGGGTACTGGCAACTAGCTATGTAAGTGCTTTTTTCCTTCTATCAATGCTTCTGACTTTCACGCTCAAACACCCATCATCGGCGCTGCTAGCGAGCTTTGTAATCTGGTTGTTGGTTGTTCTGATTGCTCCTCAGATTGGAGACACCTTGGATCCGGACAACCAGGTTGCTGGTGGTGTGTTCAAACAGTTGCATATTCCTAAAGTTGAGCAGGAGCGCATCAAGCAAGGGTTCGCGACTTATGAACTAGTTCGAAATGGGATAGAGGCAGCATCAGTAACTAAACATTTTGAGCGAGCTAGCTTTGCCATACTAGGTATTAAAGATACCTACACCGGCCAGGCGCTCACTCCAATCCTTACTGAGAAGCGCAGCGATATCTTTTGGATCTTCGGTAGCTTCTTTCTCCTATCAATCTTAACGATCTCAAACAAACTTAAATTTGAAAAACTATCAAAGGAATCATAATCATGAAAACTCAAAAGACTATTTTAGCGGCTTCACTTTTAACTATTCTTCTATCACAGGGAGCACAGGCAGCTGTCGTAGACAGCGACCAAGATGGTATACCTGATACTGCTGAAGCACTTATTCAGACAGACCCATTGAACGCTGACACCGATGGAGATGGTATTAAAGATCTTGATGATAAAGAGCCAACGGTCGCGCCTATTTCGGTAGTCACTTCAGGCCCTAAATCACCGATAGAAATTAAAGAGGCATTAGTCGAGGATAACTATGACTATGCAGCAAAACATGATGCACCCGATCACCTTGAACTGTTGCTCAAGAACAGCTCAAGTAAAAACTTAACTGGTCTATCAGTTAGTTATTCGATCACGAGCAATGATTCAGGCAAGCATGAGTCTTACATAGTTCCACTCAAGGGATTTCAACTTGCAGCTGGCGCAGAAGAACGTGTGCACTTAGATGATGCCACGATTGCGGGCCATTTCCGTGCAAATCCAAACTCAATTTACAAAACAGACTCATCAGCAAAAACCTTTAAAGTTATTGTCGATGCAGCTGGGTACCAGAGTGTGACTGCAGAAATTAAGAAGGATAAAGGTGGAGCAGAGCAGGCTGACTAAGCCTGCTTCTTAAAGGGAGTAACCAGATATGAAGGTTAAACACTACTCAACAGGCCTTTCTCTTCTACATTGGCTAGTGGCAATTATGTTCGCGGCAAGTTATGTCATCAGTGATGGCATGCCAAAATATTTTGATCAACATTTGGAAAACATTGATGTCAGTGGACAGTGGGTCGCCAACTTCCACGTCTACGCAGGACTCGCCTTTATTGCGGTAGTAATAATTCGATTGATCGTGAGGCTTATTTCACAAAAACCGGAACCAATAGAGTCATCTGATTCGCTTCTTAACAAAGTAGCGACTGGGACACATCACTTGCTCTATCTGTTGATGTTTCTAGTGCCGGTTGCCGGAGTGATTGGGTGGTATGAAAAGATTACGATCTTTGGAGATATCCACGTATTTTTGATGAATCTAATGTTGGCCCTAGTGGGGCTGCATGTCGGGGCGGCAATATATCATCAAGTAATACTTAAAGATGGGATACTCTCACGTATCTCTCTGTTTAACAGTGAAAAATGAAATTAATGAAAACCTCAATTTCTAAAGATGCCATGAGCCAGTCTTGGTTATTGGATACAGCAATCGTTGGTGTGCTTGGTTTACTGAGCGCACTCATGTTGTTGACGAATATTAACCAGCCTCTTTTTCTGTCGCTGAATAGCCTGTTCTCAATCTTGCCAGACGGATTGTGGGTTTTCCTTACCAATGGGGGAGATGCAGCCGTTGCACTCTCCCTTTTAATTGGATTGTCACGACATAAAAGTAGTAAAACGGTAGTATTTTCGAGTCTGATGACTGCAATCGCCCTGACTATTGTGGTTCAAGGATTAAAGTTTGGCCTAGGAGTAGATCGCCCACCTCAGGTCTTAGAACAAAATGCGTTCCATTTAATTGGTGGGACGATTCATTCAAAATCATTTCCCTCTGGACATACTGCAACCGCTTTCTGTATTGCAGGAATTCTCTCGGCACAATACAGATTCCGCTGGTTAAAGATCTCATTAGTTGTTGTAGCTGCATTGATTGGTCTATCGCGTGTTGCCGTTGGTGTTCATTGGCCAGCAGATGTTGTCGTTGGGGCTTTGATTGGATGGCTGTTGGGGTACTACCTATTTACATTTATTGAGGGCTCAATTGTCGAGAGGCAGAGTTATATCCTAATTGGATTTGTCTTCTCTGTTGTTCTTCTGACATTAATGTTCTTTAGACATTTAGGGAGTGAGCCGGTGTTTGCTGAGTTGCTGCTACATCGAGTTGCCCTAGTAACTATTGCACTTGGAACTGCTATTCAGTTTATTTATTTAGATCTAGAAGCCCTTCCTTGGCTTAATGTACTCGTCCAAAAACTAAAGAGGGAGTGAGTTTTTCATCGAAGGCTATAAACGAAAAAAAACCGAATCAGATGATTCGGTTTTTTTGTCTTTGGCATTTCGAATTAAGCAGCGTCGAGTGCCTGTGAGAGGTCAGCGATTAGATCGTCGATATGCTCAATACCCACTGATAGGCGCACCATCCCCTCGGTTACACCTGCAGATGCAAGCTCTTCAGCATTCAACTGACGGTGTGTCGTTTCAGCTGGAATAGAGGCGAGCGACTTACAGTCACCAATGTTTACCAGGCGAAGGAAAATCTGAAGTGCGTCGTAGAATTTACGAGACGCTTCGCGGCCGCCTTTAAGTTCAAAACTCAAAATGCCTGACGCCTTACCGCCCATATATTTCTGCGCAAGTGCGTGGTCTTGGTGGGATTCGAGACCCGCATATTTAACCCAGCCGACCTTGCTGTGGCCCTCTAGGAACTCGGCAACCTTCTGAGTATTTTCACAGATACGCTCCATGCGCAGTGCTAGCGTCTCTAGACCTTGCAGGATGAGGAATACGTTCATCGGTGAAATTGCAGCACCGGTGTTACGAAGCGGGACTACGCGGCAACGACCAATAAAGGCTGCTGGACCAAAGGCTTCGGTGTAGACCACACCGTGGTATGACACATCCGGAGTATTCAAAAGAGGGAAGCGATCTTTGTGCTCCGCCCAAGGGAATTTACCTGAGTCGACAATCACACCACCAAT includes these proteins:
- a CDS encoding response regulator transcription factor, with protein sequence MKILYAEDDLETAEYVRAGLAQQGYSVDVVHDGKHALGQATMQDYDLYIFDRMMPSLDGLSVVKSLRAAKDLTPAIFLTGMGSVDDRVGGLKSGADDYLVKPFSMAELIARIEVITRRPAMQVEQTELMLGGLQVKLLSHEVFRSGEKIDLQPREYALLRFLMERAERVQTKTMILEAVWNINFDPKTSVVETHISRLRAKLDKPFGTNNIQTVHGSGYLFKP
- a CDS encoding ABC transporter ATP-binding protein — its product is MTKLAIDLKRVNQVFGDYHALNNLTLQISEGEVFGFLGHNGAGKTTTIHLLTTLTKPVSGSGQIFGNDLFLEPEKVRPSIGYVPENVRLYESLTTRENLEFFAGLSGLNDTANRVDEAMEYLSIQDLANKRVGNFSKGMRQRVGLAQAIVHDPKLLFLDEPASGLDPLGMKMLRELIVRLNQEKGMTIFMNTHLISEIAKTCTSIGVLSRGQLVFHGDVAEVNERFGDEVAMEQLYLSVQNEQRVGAAA
- a CDS encoding ABC transporter permease, with amino-acid sequence MSHSVSYLVTKQSLSSLLKQPIVHIFALLFVSLVLMSAYLGWSATSTVNAIYQDAVVYLQSTGGAIPSNPVTQQSSLGLLRNMTIYISLIGALASIVVGYQLIATDRKSGVVPLIGTRIGQSLSYLLGKVSALAVVLGTIILISALIAVITLALLPAIQVSSSQWLKLVEFFACAYLYLLFFGFVSIASSATSRVESVALLIPVTLWLTFTFVFPELTSSIHSTAAINPISSLVAVPDSAFFHFTSSLLGPISLTESFKTLGAYFLEYQVSGEAFPRGALLSLVGLTIASGCIAAFGVLTLKLEKGEFDV
- a CDS encoding ABC transporter permease, producing the protein MSSQTFAITSKDLKEARRDGFFTVLTSFIGLAAIAALVTGAIALTTDVATYNAAKETLLALGKSLDVIASPEFYPLKLLRGAIEQVEIVGAVLGILVGFRTAVAERGRQTLALVLTRPLSKTQFLLGKVLAGTLLIAISLFTVFAVLTGMLAVSSGVPLTGDDLVRIGFVWVLATSYVSAFFLLSMLLTFTLKHPSSALLASFVIWLLVVLIAPQIGDTLDPDNQVAGGVFKQLHIPKVEQERIKQGFATYELVRNGIEAASVTKHFERASFAILGIKDTYTGQALTPILTEKRSDIFWIFGSFFLLSILTISNKLKFEKLSKES
- a CDS encoding cytochrome b; this translates as MKVKHYSTGLSLLHWLVAIMFAASYVISDGMPKYFDQHLENIDVSGQWVANFHVYAGLAFIAVVIIRLIVRLISQKPEPIESSDSLLNKVATGTHHLLYLLMFLVPVAGVIGWYEKITIFGDIHVFLMNLMLALVGLHVGAAIYHQVILKDGILSRISLFNSEK
- a CDS encoding phosphatase PAP2 family protein, which translates into the protein MKLMKTSISKDAMSQSWLLDTAIVGVLGLLSALMLLTNINQPLFLSLNSLFSILPDGLWVFLTNGGDAAVALSLLIGLSRHKSSKTVVFSSLMTAIALTIVVQGLKFGLGVDRPPQVLEQNAFHLIGGTIHSKSFPSGHTATAFCIAGILSAQYRFRWLKISLVVVAALIGLSRVAVGVHWPADVVVGALIGWLLGYYLFTFIEGSIVERQSYILIGFVFSVVLLTLMFFRHLGSEPVFAELLLHRVALVTIALGTAIQFIYLDLEALPWLNVLVQKLKRE
- a CDS encoding O-acetylhomoserine aminocarboxypropyltransferase/cysteine synthase family protein; the protein is MKLETMAVHAGYSPDPTTKSVAVPIYQTTSYAFDSAQHGADLFDLKVVGNIYTRIMNPTTDVLEQRVAALEGGIAGLAVASGMAAITYAIQTIAEVGDNIISASDLYGGTYNLFAHTLPRQGIEVRFVASNDIAAIESKIDARTKALYCESVGNPSGRIADIAALAEVAHKHGIPLICDNTVPSPALWRPIEQGADIIVTAATKYIGGHGNSIGGVIVDSGKFPWAEHKDRFPLLNTPDVSYHGVVYTEAFGPAAFIGRCRVVPLRNTGAAISPMNVFLILQGLETLALRMERICENTQKVAEFLEGHSKVGWVKYAGLESHQDHALAQKYMGGKASGILSFELKGGREASRKFYDALQIFLRLVNIGDCKSLASIPAETTHRQLNAEELASAGVTEGMVRLSVGIEHIDDLIADLSQALDAA